ATCACGGTAAAACTGATTCCACTTCCGGAAAAAATTGAAACACTTTTGGTCTTTTTTGCGGAGCCACAGGACGCAGTTTTAGCCTCAAACCGGATCATCTCCAATAATCTCTTGCCTCGAGCACTTGAATTTATTGACAAATCAAGTATCGACTGTGTGAAGGGGTATAAGCAGGAAATCCAAATCCCTGCAGAAGTAAATGCCATTTTGCTCATAGATATCGATGGAAAAGATACCAGTGTTAAAACAGAAGTTTCTCGCATAGAGAAAATTGTCGCAGAAAATCATGCACTGAAGATAAGTTCCGCAAAAAACCCTCAGGAGCGGGACGCACTCTGGGAGGTGAGGCGCGCCATCTCTCCGGCACTTTATCATATAGCCCCTTATAAGATCAATGAAGATATCTGCGTTCCACGGAGTCAAATATTAGAAATATTGCACAGAATAAATGATATCAACAAACGATATCCTTCTTTAAAAGTTGCTTCCTTTGGGCATATTGGAGACGGCAATATTCACGTGAATGTTATGTACCACGAAGGAGAGCAACAACGGTTATCGGCAGAAAGGATGATCGAGGAGATTCTCCGCAATACTGTCGAACTTGGTGGAACAATTTCCGGCGAACATGGCATTGGGAATGTAAAATCGGCCTTTCTCTCCCTTGAGATTCCGCCCATGGAATTAGGAATCATGAAGGATATTAAGCACATCTTGGATCCCAAGGGTATATTGAACCCCGGGAAAATGTTTTTAGAATAAACACTGTTTTAAACCACAGAGACACAAAGGCACAGAGAAATTTATAAAAGTATTTATTGTTTAATATTTCAGCTTCTGTTCTCAGTATCTCAGTTCATCTGAGTTATTTTATTTACTGAAAAAAGCATATAACCAGAAAAGGAGATTTTTGTATATGGCGTTATCCAGAATTGCCAGGGAGGTAAAGACATCGGCAACACTTGCCATCACCGCCAGGGCCAAACAATTAGTGACAAAAGGCGTTGATGTTATTGGCTTTGGTGCGGGAGAACCTGACTTTGATACACCTGAAAATGTAAAAAATGCTGCCATCAAGGCTATTAAAGACGGCTACACGAAATACACCCCTACCTCAGGCGCACCGGTATTAAAAGAGGCCATCTGCGAAAAACTTTTTAAAGATAATCACCTGAAATATAACCCCTCACAAATCATTGTGTCTGCCGGAGCAAAGCAAGCCATTCTGAACATTGTTCTTGTTTTATGCGACACAAGAGACGAAGCAATTATTCCCACACCCTATTGGGTAAGTTACCCGGAAATGGTGATCATGGCGGGTGCAACACCGGTATTTCTAAAAACCACAGACAAAGAACATTTTAAAATTAGCAAAGAGTCTCTCGCAAAGGTTATCACACCAAGATCTAAATTACTCTTTATAAACAGCCCCGGTAATCCGACAGGTATGGTTTATACAGAAAAAGAACTACGGGAAATCATAGACTTTGCTGTAGAAAAAGGACTTTATGTCATCTCCGATGAAATTTACGAAAAGATATTATACGATGGCGCCCGACATTTTAGCCCGGCATCTTTTCATGAGGAATGTTATAAAAAGGTTATTACAATAAATGGTTTTTCAAAGGTATATTCCATGACCGGCTGGCGTTTAGGTTATGCCGCAGGCCCCGAAGAAATCATCAAGGCAGCAACCAATATACAGGATCATACAACTTCCGGAGCCAACTCTATTACCCAACTGGCAGGCGTAGAGGCACTCAAGGGCAATCAGGATTCCGTAGGGATGATGGTTCATGAATTTGATAAACGAAGAAAATATACCGTTGAGCGGCTCAATAAGATAACGGGGGTGTCTTGTTTACTCCCGCAAGGGGCCTTTTATGCCTTCCCCAATGTGTCTGATTTGTACAAAAAGAAGATTGGCGGACAGTTGGTAACGAACTCATTCGATTTAGTAAACCTGTTACTTGAAAGGGCACATGTCGCCTTTGTCCCCGGCGCCCCTTTCGGGTCAGATGAATACATCCGGATTTCCTACGCAACCTCCATGGGGAATATTGAAAAGGGGCTTGACCGGTTTGAGAAATTTTTGGGCTGCTAGTGTTTGTTCTAAGTGGAGTACTGCTGCAATCCAGGCGCTGTCCAAAAGTATTCTGAATAAGGTCGAACAGGAAAGGATTATGGAACACCTGCGTGAATATATTGCAGATTCAGAAGATGAGAACCGATGGGACATTTTATTCACGGATACGCAATCAGAATTATCAACACTTGCAGAAGGTGTAAGAGAAGAGATAGCCGAAGGTAAAGCTAATGTAAGAAATGACTAACAACTCACTTCTGTAGACATACTCCCGCACACCACTGAATTTAGCAGATTTGAGCGTGACATTCACAATCCCGTGTTAGAAAATGCCGACAATTATAGAATAAAGATAAAAATGAATGTTGGGCATCAAATAAATTATCATGGACTACAAAATTAACAGACTTTCCGATTACTCCGATGACAGTTTGCTCAATGAACTCAAGCGAGTTGCAAAGCTGATCGGGAAAGATATCCTGACCCAAAAAGATTTTAGTCAGCATTCTAAAACAAACCATAGCACTATTGTTAAAAGGTTTGGATCATGGAACTCTGCCTTAGAACGAGCAGGGCTTCATGTTGGCAGAAAAGCTAACATATCTACTGAAGACCTATTTAGCGAAATCGAGAAGGTTTGGAATCGCCTTGGACGTCGACCACAATATAGGGAGATGGAGCGATTTGGAAAATTCTCATTGAAACCCTACGAGAATAGATTCGGAAGTTGGATAAAAGCAGTCGAAAAATTCGTTAAGTGGAAAGAAGATAAAAGACCTATAGTCGAAAAAGAATTGAATACCATTAGCCCAGAAATTCTAATTGATACTGTTAAGGAACGAAAAAAAGTCAAAAAAGTTGAATATGGAGAACCAATAGATTTCTTAGGCCTTCGCCATGCACCATTAAATGAACAAGGTGTTGTATACCTATTTAGTATCCTCAGTAGAAAACTGGGATTCATTATCGAAGCTGTTAGAACGGATTTCCCAGACTGTGAGGGGAAAAGGGAGATACCAGGGAAACCAGGTAGGTGGGAAAGGGTGTCTATTGAATTCGAGTTTAAAAGCTCCCATTTCAAAGATCATGACCATAACCCTGACGAATGTGATGTCATTGTTTCCTGGGAAAATGACTGGAAAGATTGTCCTATTGAGGTAATTTCATTAAAGGAAATAATGCTAAAGGCAAAAAAGTGACATTTGCCCAACAACTGCATGCACAAGGGCGCCCTTAAACTCGTGCCTGTGATGCAGGACGTATGCCGTAAAATTATTTCACTTAAGAAAACTAATGAATTTGCCTAATGTGAATTAGTCATTGGATAATAGAAAAACAGTCTACAACA
The Candidatus Brocadia sp. DNA segment above includes these coding regions:
- a CDS encoding FAD-binding protein; the encoded protein is MNTTTIKKSKTTELTNELNRLIGKENVLHKLEDRICYSYDGSKQKCVPDVVVRPQSTQQVSDTLRFANEHEIPVYPRGAGSGLTGGAVPVKGGIVLDFTRMNHMLEIIPEDLTATVEPGVVTQTLQNEVAKYKLFYPPDPASAPFSTIGGNVAECSGGITGLKYGVTRDYILSLEVVLADGSIIHTGRKTLKSVTGYDLTRLFVGSEGTLGVFTKITVKLIPLPEKIETLLVFFAEPQDAVLASNRIISNNLLPRALEFIDKSSIDCVKGYKQEIQIPAEVNAILLIDIDGKDTSVKTEVSRIEKIVAENHALKISSAKNPQERDALWEVRRAISPALYHIAPYKINEDICVPRSQILEILHRINDINKRYPSLKVASFGHIGDGNIHVNVMYHEGEQQRLSAERMIEEILRNTVELGGTISGEHGIGNVKSAFLSLEIPPMELGIMKDIKHILDPKGILNPGKMFLE
- a CDS encoding pyridoxal phosphate-dependent aminotransferase encodes the protein MALSRIAREVKTSATLAITARAKQLVTKGVDVIGFGAGEPDFDTPENVKNAAIKAIKDGYTKYTPTSGAPVLKEAICEKLFKDNHLKYNPSQIIVSAGAKQAILNIVLVLCDTRDEAIIPTPYWVSYPEMVIMAGATPVFLKTTDKEHFKISKESLAKVITPRSKLLFINSPGNPTGMVYTEKELREIIDFAVEKGLYVISDEIYEKILYDGARHFSPASFHEECYKKVITINGFSKVYSMTGWRLGYAAGPEEIIKAATNIQDHTTSGANSITQLAGVEALKGNQDSVGMMVHEFDKRRKYTVERLNKITGVSCLLPQGAFYAFPNVSDLYKKKIGGQLVTNSFDLVNLLLERAHVAFVPGAPFGSDEYIRISYATSMGNIEKGLDRFEKFLGC